ATGCTGCGAGGAAGCGGAGCCAAAAATTACTCCAGCAATACGTTGGCGTTCTCGCTTCTTACCCTCAACCAATCTAAAACAAGTTCCTACTTCAAATAAGCGCACACGTTCTTGCTGGCGCTTTTGATTGTGCAGCAGTGATTTTAATAAGCCTGGCAATAAGCTTGTACGCATAATTGCGAGTTCTTCTGATAAAGGATTGGCAAGGCGCACAAATTCATCATTAGGGCAGACCAAAGTCTGTAGCTTTTCATCTAAGAAGCTGTAGTTCATCGCTTCAGAATAACCACGATCAACTAAAGTCTGACTAAATTGCTGCACAGTCAGTTGATACTCAGAAAATGCTGGAACTTCAGCCGGGCGCTCTGGTGTATGCAAGGGAATCTCATCATAACCATGAATACGCACAATCTCTTCAATCAGGTCTTCTTCACGTTCCATATCAAAGCGGAAAGAAGGCGCACCGACATGCCACCCGTCTTCGATGCGTTCCACACTCATACCTAAGTGAGTTAAAATGTCTTCAACTTCTTCATCCGCAATGCTCACACCTAAAATCTTCTCAATACGAGGTTGACGCAATTTGATTTTAGCCACTTTCGGTAAATGCTCAGACATCTCAGCTTCGATACAAGGACCAGGCTCCCCCCCTGCGCTATCAATAATTAACTGTGTCACTCGCTCTATTGCTAAACGTGTTAAACCTGGATCCACTCCACGCTCAAAACGATGAGAAGCATCGGTATGCAAACCATAACGGCGCGCGCGCCCTGCAATTGCTTCGGGCTTAAAGAATGAGCTGGTTAAAAATAAGTGCTGAGTATCATCACTAACACCTGAGTGCTCCCCCCCCATAATACCCGCGATGTCTAAAGGCTCATGATCATCCGCAATGACCAGCACATCAGAATTCAAAGTAATCTTAGACCCATTAAGCAAAGTAATTTCTTCGCCTTCAGTCGCCATACGAATCTGAATGCCACCTTTCACAGTTCCCAAATCAAAAGCATGTGTCGGTTGACCTAATTCGAGCATGACATAATTCGTCACGTCAACCGGCAAAGAAATGCTGCGTATACCAGAGCGGCGTAAACGTTCGATCATCCATAAGGGTGATTTCGCGTTTATATCGACATTTTTTAAAACTCGACCAATACAGCGCGGAGCAGCCTCTGGGGCTTTTAATTCAATTTCAACCGTTTCATCATGAATGGGCGCAATCAGCTCTACATGTATTGGCGTTAGTGGGGTGCGATTTAATACACTCACTTCACGCGCAACACCTGCAACACTTAAGCAATCTCCACGATTCGGTGTTAAGTCCACATCGATACTGACATCATCTAAATCTAAATATTCGCGAATATCTGTACCGACAGGCGCATCTGCAGCAAACTCAATAATATGACCTGGCTCATCATCAAAATCCAAGCCCAACTCACTCGCCGCACACAACATGCCATAAGAATCTACACCACGCAGTTTACTTTTTTTAATTTTAAAGACTTTACCATCAATAGGAGGGAGTATCGCACCAATTTGAGCTAAAGCCACTTTAATGCCCTGACGTGCATTAGGCCCACCGCAGACAATTTGTACAGTCTCATTGCCGGTATTCACCTGACAAACACGCAAACGATCTGCATCAGGATGCTGC
This genomic stretch from Piscirickettsia litoralis harbors:
- the pheT gene encoding phenylalanine--tRNA ligase subunit beta — translated: MQLSEKWLRTWANPEVSTQTLCDQLSMAGLEVDGIEPVAAEFSKVIVAEITHCEQHPDADRLRVCQVNTGNETVQIVCGGPNARQGIKVALAQIGAILPPIDGKVFKIKKSKLRGVDSYGMLCAASELGLDFDDEPGHIIEFAADAPVGTDIREYLDLDDVSIDVDLTPNRGDCLSVAGVAREVSVLNRTPLTPIHVELIAPIHDETVEIELKAPEAAPRCIGRVLKNVDINAKSPLWMIERLRRSGIRSISLPVDVTNYVMLELGQPTHAFDLGTVKGGIQIRMATEGEEITLLNGSKITLNSDVLVIADDHEPLDIAGIMGGEHSGVSDDTQHLFLTSSFFKPEAIAGRARRYGLHTDASHRFERGVDPGLTRLAIERVTQLIIDSAGGEPGPCIEAEMSEHLPKVAKIKLRQPRIEKILGVSIADEEVEDILTHLGMSVERIEDGWHVGAPSFRFDMEREEDLIEEIVRIHGYDEIPLHTPERPAEVPAFSEYQLTVQQFSQTLVDRGYSEAMNYSFLDEKLQTLVCPNDEFVRLANPLSEELAIMRTSLLPGLLKSLLHNQKRQQERVRLFEVGTCFRLVEGKKRERQRIAGVIFGSASSQHWSGQTAADFYDLKGDLEALLALTKSEISFKAAEHSALHPGQCAQVKVNGKCAGVIGALHPHLAQKLNVKGKAFLFELDLQAISAAKLPQAQALSRYPSIKRDLALLVDEAINAADLIAAVTEVVPEQLQDARIFDVYQGEGIEKGQKSIALSLILQDLSRTLTEEDVAALIEKVKNKLMTTFGAVLRE